A stretch of Lachancea thermotolerans CBS 6340 chromosome D complete sequence DNA encodes these proteins:
- the RAD59 gene encoding Rad59p (similar to uniprot|Q12223 Saccharomyces cerevisiae YDL059C RAD59 Protein involved in the repair of double-strand breaks in DNA during vegetative growth via recombination and single-strand annealing anneals complementary single-stranded DNA homologous to Rad52p) produces the protein MSAYLTNLSYENAVYATGAGVSDSDVQDLQIVENWLNRPASEWAVQKIGVFQSKIEQYSYRIYHSSRYGKHPIAKLIPAFTLIQYANEALGYDGWSLEVTNVNVTSCREIGGEARAVNSGESTVELKYEVLTEAHVKVVLKDGTYTQSEGFGKAVALSKSDCFNKSKKEAINNALKKSFLKFETMVLDHEKKVASNYYVDGLYGSKQWSKQSS, from the coding sequence ATGAGCGCATATCTAACAAATTTGTCTTACGAGAATGCAGTCTATGCAACAGGAGCGGGGGTAAGCGATTCTGATGTTCAAGACTTACAGATTGTGGAGAACTGGCTTAACCGTCCCGCAAGTGAGTGGGCAGTACAGAAAATTGGAGTTTTTCAGTCGAAAATCGAGCAATATTCTTATAGAATCTATCACAGCAGTAGATACGGAAAGCACCCAATTGCTAAACTTATCCCTGCTTTCACACTAATACAGTATGCTAACGAGGCATTAGGATACGACGGGTGGTCCCTTGAGGTTACAAACGTGAATGTAACGAGCTGTCGAGAAATAGGTGGAGAGGCAAGAGCTGTGAACTCAGGTGAATCGACCGTTGAGCTTAAATACGAGGTTCTTACTGAAGCACACGTCAAggttgttttgaaagacgGCACTTATACTCAGTCCGAGGGCTTCGGGAAAGCCGTTGCGTTAAGCAAGAGTGACTGCTTCAATaagtcaaaaaaagaagcaatcAACAACGCTTTAAAGaagagtttcttgaaatttgagACCATGGTCCTGGACCACGAGAAGAAAGTAGCCAGCAACTATTATGTAGATGGCCTCTATGGTTCTAAACAGTGGAGTAAGCAGTCAAGCTAG
- the IKI3 gene encoding Elongator subunit IKI3 (similar to uniprot|Q06706 Saccharomyces cerevisiae YLR384C IKI3 Subunit of RNA polymerase II elongator complex which is a histone acetyltransferase involved in maintaining structural integrity of the complex iki3 mutations confer resistance to the K. lactis toxin zymocin) has protein sequence MRNLITLNRGRFKPQSFEVPDLRLYGSVFDTLSDSITCVLGDYDLGAFEVHQYMKDGSCNTLASFNLQTLGGELLSFAHFGDLGQLVFVMSQGDIITASYDTVGFDPSFAVVEIVGSIDGGISAAEWSYDEETLALVTAERNVVLLSRQFDPIAEYKLEEDDLKMSKHVNVGWGKKETQFRGKGARAMEREALESLKASGLVGDELRDPTMPYLVDKGTVSAMDSRKASISWRGDCEYFVVSTIEAVHEESDEPFERRVLRVFSRDGQLQNVSEPVDGLEDLVSWKPQGSLIASVQRRDQIPGEESVDLVFFERNGLRHGEFDTRLSLNEKIQALCWNCNSEVLAIVLADRIQLWTTKNYHWYLKQEVYANDIKFVKWHPEKDFTLMFGDEDYVNVVDFAYKLALGPTLEPSDSGTVLVVDGCTVNITPLGLANVPPPAYYRDFDAPGNVLDAATSLSNELYVAITNNELVLATVPSLEDMKKGLQPCVVSRLHKSILATEYDSLRQVAFMNDNVLGVLLDADNLSRIALIDVTDITQPTVFNIIETFDKVVLLRTSFEYNYMVYETKDSRVVQLDQEGQTVEVAKFPQLVRDLRVKRVENSKAVDEDDRLAEDSKIVAFGLAANGKLYANDILLTSTVTSMEVTEKFLMFTTAQHNLQFVHLNSTEFKALPIVEDSVADERVRAIEMGSTLVTAMPSRSSVVLQAARGNLETIAPRIMVLAGVRKSILAKKYLEALMSCRTHRVHLDILHDYAPDLFYENLEHFINDIGKGEHLDLFISCLTEEDVTITKYKETLRASMDERFELAPSAPTEMELYMKKKMFNPELSKVNKICNALLEVFLNNPDYKKKYIQSILTAYACQNPPNLEAAMMLISSLEEESDTCLTYLCFLHDVNQLYKVALSLYDIKLTLNIAQKSQMDPREYLPFLQELHEKEPLVRQFMIDDYLKRYEKALDHLSALEKDSKRLSQKFIDYVQTHDLYIYALSMFRYEPDKQNDIYHIYAPFLSSKQEYGEAAVIYEMLGENREAVEAYTLGKKWCEALALAALKFSDDVPSVADQLVSSLSFDHRFEEAAQIEFVYLKNTREAVKLYCKAYSYEKATLVAVNDKHPELIEEVLDPGLGEGFGTIAELLADCQSQVNSQLRRLRELRQKKGDDPYAFYGQETEQADDVSIAASETSTKESFFTRYTGKTGGTAKTGASRRTAKNKRREERKRARGKKGTIYEEEYLIQSIGRLIDRLTQTEPDALKLIEALLRRRRREEAYQIQKRFVEVTSLLKDNVAEIYTLSEKDRERVDEDGNIYYVPEIPVPTIKDFPALKTVGY, from the coding sequence ATGAGAAACCTCATCACTCTGAATCGTGGAAGGTTCAAGCCACAGTCCTTTGAGGTCCCCGACTTGAGATTATATGGAAGCGTCTTTGATACGCTATCCGACAGCATAACTTGCGTTCTCGGTGATTACGATCTAGGAGCTTTCGAGGTACACCAATATATGAAAGACGGAAGTTGCAATACACTGGCGTCTTTCAATTTGCAAACACTGGGTGGCGAACTCTTGTCATTTGCACACTTCGGAGACCTTGGACAGCTGGTGTTTGTGATGTCGCAAGGCGATATTATAACCGCGTCTTATGACACAGTGGGATTTGATCCTTCGTTTGCTGTAGTAGAAATTGTGGGCTCTATAGATGGCGGAATCAGTGCTGCAGAGTGGTCGTACGACGAAGAGACACTGGCTTTAGTCACTGCCGAACGTAATGTGGTGTTATTGAGCAGGCAATTCGACCCTATCGCTGAATACAAGttggaagaagatgatTTGAAGATGTCTAAGCATGTGAATGTTGGCTGGGGTAAGAAAGAGACACAGTTTAGGGGCAAAGGCGCACGTGCCatggaaagagaagctcttgaaagcttAAAAGCTTCAGGCCTTGTCGGCGATGAATTGAGGGACCCTACTATGCCCTACCTTGTTGACAAAGGGACAGTCAGTGCCATggattcaagaaaagcgtCTATCTCCTGGCGTGGCGATTGTGAATACTTTGTGGTATCAACAATAGAAGCAGTGCACGAAGAGAGCGACGAACCCTTCGAGAGAAGAGTGTTAAGAGTCTTCTCACGCGACGGGCAGCTCCAGAATGTCTCTGAGCCTGTCGACGGCCTGGAGGATCTTGTGAGCTGGAAACCACAAGGCTCTCTGATTGCTTCAGTGCAGAGAAGGGACCAAATTCCTGGTGAGGAGTCGGTTgatttggttttttttgaaagaaacgGTTTAAGGCATGGGGAATTTGACACTAGGCTATCACTAAACGAAAAAATCCAGGCATTGTGTTGGAACTGCAATTCAGAAGTTCTTGCTATCGTTCTCGCTGATCGAATTCAACTCTGGACGACTAAGAATTACCATTGGTACTTGAAACAAGAGGTTTATGCCAACGATATAAAGTTTGTGAAGTGGCATCCCGAAAAAGATTTCACCTTGATGTTTGGGGACGAAGATTATGTTAATGTCGTTGACTTTGCTTATAAACTCGCACTGGGCCCAACATTAGAACCCTCAGACTCTGGAACGGTTTTAGTGGTTGATGGATGTACCGTCAATATCACGCCGTTAGGGTTAGCAAACGTACCTCCACCTGCATACTACAGAGACTTCGACGCCCCAGGAAATGTTCTCGATGCCGCCACAAGCCTGTCCAATGAATTATACGTTGCGATAACTAACAACGAGCTTGTTTTGGCAACAGTGCCAAGTCTTGAAGATATGAAAAAGGGTCTCCAACCTTGCGTGGTGTCGAGACTTCACAAGTCAATCTTAGCCACAGAATACGACTCACTACGTCAAGTTGCATTTATGAATGATAACGTTCTGGGGGTGCTCTTAGATGCCGACAACTTATCTCGTATAGCACTAATTGATGTTACAGATATCACTCAACCAACTGTGTTCAATATTATCGAGACGTTCGACAAAGTTGTTTTACTACGCACCAGCTTTGAATACAATTATATGGTCTATGAGACTAAGGACTCACGCGTAGTGCAACTTGATCAAGAGGGACAAACAGTTGAAGTTGCCAAATTCCCACAGTTGGTTCGTGATTTGAGGGTGAAAAGAGTTGAAAACTCCAAGGCTGTCGACGAAGATGACCGTCTTGcagaagattcaaaaattgttgCATTTGGCCTAGCTGCCAATGGAAAACTGTATGCGAACGACATACTACTCACAAGCACCGTTACTTCAATGGAGGTTACTGAGAAGTTTTTAATGTTCACAACAGCTCAACACAATCTTCAATTTGTTCATTTGAATTCAACCGAATTTAAGGCTTTACCTATCGTCGAGGACAGCGTTGCAGATGAAAGAGTAAGAGCAATCGAAATGGGTTCGACCCTCGTTACGGCAATGCCTTCTAGGTCTTCGGTAGTGCTTCAAGCGGCCCGTGGAAACCTGGAAACAATAGCTCCGAGGATTATGGTTCTGGCTGGCGTGCGAAAAAGTATACTGGCTAAAAAGTaccttgaagctctcatGTCTTGTCGTACTCATAGAGTGCACCTAGATATTCTACATGACTATGCACCCGACCTCTTTTATGAAAATTTGGAGCATTTCATTAATGATATTGGAAAGGGAGAGCATCTCGATTTATTCATATCGTGCCTTACCGAGGAAGATGTCACAATCACAAAGTACAAAGAAACCCTACGCGCTTCTATGGATGAGAGATTCGAGTTAGCCCCGTCAGCTCCGACTGAAATGGAGTTATAtatgaagaaaaaaatgTTCAATCcagagctttcaaaagttaACAAAATATGCAATGCTttgcttgaagttttcctCAATAATCCCGATTACAAAAAAAAGTACATTCAGTCAATTCTGACAGCATACGCTTGCCAGAATCCACCAAACCTCGAAGCGGCAATGATGCTAATTTCTTCgttagaagaagaaagcgatACATGCCTGACATATCTGTGCTTTTTGCATGACGTTAACCAACTCTACAAGGTTGCTTTGTCGTTATACGACATCAAGCTCACCTTGAACATTGCGCAAAAGTCTCAAATGGATCCTAGAGAATACCTGCCATTTTTGCAAGAACTTCACGAAAAAGAACCGCTAGTCCGACAATTTATGATTGACGACTATCTCAAACGTTATGAAAAGGCTTTAGACCATCTTTCTGCCTTAGAgaaagattcaaaaaggctctctcaaaaattcatTGATTATGTTCAAACCCATGATCTCTACATTTATGCTTTGAGCATGTTCAGGTATGAGCCTGACAAGCAGAATGACATTTATCATATCTACGCTCCATTCCTCTCGTCGAAACAGGAGTATGGCGAAGCGGCTGTTATTTATGAAATGCTGGGCGAAAACAGAGAAGCTGTCGAAGCTTACACCCTTGGAAAAAAGTGGTGCGAAGCCTTGGCTCTTGCAGCTCTCAAATTCAGCGACGATGTTCCTAGCGTTGCGGATCAGTTGGTGTCATCTTTGTCATTTGATCACAGGTTTGAAGAGGCTGCAcaaattgaatttgtttacttgaaaaacaccAGAGAAGCTGTCAAACTTTACTGCAAAGCGTACTCCTACGAGAAGGCGACCTTAGTTGCCGTAAACGACAAGCACCCTGAACTTATCGAGGAAGTGCTTGACCCTGGGCTTGGAGAAGGATTTGGTACAATTGCAGAACTTCTTGCAGATTGCCAAAGCCAAGTCAACTCACAACTCAGGAGACTGCGTGAGCTGCGACAGAAAAAAGGTGATGACCCATATGCCTTTTACGGCCAAGAAACAGAGCAGGCTGACGATGTGTCAATAGCAGCATCCGAAACCTCAACCAAAGAGTCGTTTTTCACTCGTTACACCGGCAAAACCGGCGGTACTGCCAAAACCGGTGCCTCGAGGCGCACTGCAAAAAACAAACGCCGTGAAGAGCGTAAACGTGCCCGGGGCAAAAAAGGTACTATCTATGAAGAGGAATACCTAATTCAGTCGATAGGGAGGCTGATAGACAGACTCACTCAAACCGAACCAGATGCACTAAAGCTTATTGAAGCGCTACTGAGGCGCAGAAGGAGGGAAGAGGCTTACCAAATTCAGAAGCGGTTCGTTGAGGTTACTTCTTTACTCAAGGACAACGTCGCAGAAATATACACCCTGAGCGAGAAAGATAGGGAGAgagttgatgaagacgGAAACATCTATTATGTTCCTGAAATTCCTGTACCCACTATAAAGGATTTCCCAGCCCTTAAGACTGTTGGGTATTAG
- the SWC7 gene encoding Swc7p (similar to uniprot|Q06707 Saccharomyces cerevisiae YLR385C SWC7), whose product MGLKSNVALLLLQIVLYRQQELLHMDKTLDNDQLLADPVLDEMILSKFANHRLVRMYAPELSGIQLRTLKGIVRELFEQGLPDDDVPVTVVTLANHFYYTRVQELEREQIPELKAKVQELQNEREQERT is encoded by the coding sequence ATGGGACTGAAATCAAACGTGGCCCTGCTGCTCTTACAAATCGTGCTTTATCGCCAACAGGAGCTATTACACATGGACAAAACCCTTGATAACGATCAGTTACTTGCTGACCCTGTCCTCGACGAAATGATTTTGTCTAAGTTTGCGAATCACCGCCTGGTCCGAATGTACGCACCTGAGCTTTCAGGCATCCAACTACGAACATTGAAAGGCATTGTTCGCGAGCTCTTTGAGCAAGGGTTGCCCGACGATGATGTTCCAGTGACAGTTGTTACATTGGCGAATCATTTTTACTACACACGAGTtcaggagcttgaaagagaacagATACCGGAACTCAAGGCTAAAGTACAAGAGCTACAAAATGAAAGGGAGCAGGAGCGAACTTGA
- the USO1 gene encoding Uso1p (similar to uniprot|P25386 Saccharomyces cerevisiae YDL058W USO1 involved intracellular protein transport coiled-coil protein necessary for protein transport from ER to Golgi Integrin analogue gene), producing the protein MALFQGLIQPPKIQSAEETIPTLCDRVENATLISDRRSAVLGLKAFSRDYREAVIASGLKPLISTLKKDSIDEDSVKAILETLLILFIRGEGDADLTRNWISQQSRLQNGKYPSPLIMKQERQSVDQFSLWIADFMTQNDELVQLFIKLLETENFHIRLYTTQLLEAFVASRPSRTRDAILSIPVGISALVSLLDDIHEPVRDEAILLLMVVANNSPHIQKLVAFENIFQRLFAIIKEEGGLRGSLVVSDCLSLIVNLLSYSTSNQTLFLETGNLPQMASLLNEPMEEEFFWNDQRLLNIKTTLEILRLTVEPHSTTTPRNQKALSDSHLLMIVLRLALSRSTPNSVRPYALSTAADMIRENEKVQSEFRKIDAPLFDPSLGTNQTQEEQDLVPIVDLLLNWCFFANSIHTFDIRYASSELIKAYLANNHILRMSFINSQASLFEESNDILNGSENILSKPCIFNILLDYDPELKLNPYKLFFAVDLLMFLFDQDHAEELKEVVRNVKCPDLSTEEDPQEMTSPIQTICELTLTSFSLEDPRVSISYLCLLIFWIFGDSGAVDDFLSHRVTLKSLISSSAHIQRDDSTINCLICMLLGVAYEFSTPKSSLSRSEYFALLNKSIGADNYSFRIKQFTENSLFTSSREMKGVLDSVETDVTGLPKIYFSSYFKKLLRNNLYRIQTAMKRGPDFQIKDKVSFESLEKLIQQKTQLEEALLKSEESSKGQIEDLNRSLEELQKALKSTEDEKKAAELDLENVRASFKNLEDNYSGTKEELNLLQKENSDLVATNSKIENTKKDLELKFNNNRDALTKLEKELSIVCEQKKAAEDGINKMNRELLVLSREHNELKNTSTKSKNELEKVLAASNEELKRLQDFTREKDSSIEKSRAELERLKSENKALLLEKDNASRNSAELKSRLANQELLVSKLTTKLKDIAEKYKSIEQAKASKEHELAEVSESNQTKILSLQSEIVELRQQYDSMKHDKDNMLTETKKLKKSLEDAERSRSEAAYEIKQLKSELDHSSKEIEQLNSSSEEKSKNLADAVNTFNKARNELESLNKTLAEANDKLRSRESTIESLEEKLQELKKSSDEKIASLEKSRKDLEKFQQKFRDLELEKSKTQDALTDLQKALQDEKNNHQESLQLQKDKIKQLALEKENSAESTEALKSEVSKLRQTVEDLNKSHKLVHEDYEKKVSELKKKTVSLQDESSLRLQEVSALNTELEETRSRAEKLEEQATDLKEKHKNICNEIKSKVKQEKEKDSRILVLDKEMKSAKTDLSDIVHKLEASNSEIAKLQEIKAEFESQELEGKKQKEDFDAEIKTLRAKLKEKSAEVEKERKMLNEGSSNLEQEYSRKISQLEEELESLESKHSLKHQESDNEKRKLSGLLKKSESSATEKNRELECVRESMKKLRESLKDKEQQSEQLSSLQKTQSDKMREELGLANQKLEEAREKGRKHKENLEVALSQKASEVKKLKDQALNYLSKLDEKEAIINESKVQLETAKRDSDELKSSMDSKIKKSQETLSKAENERDQLRLELDLSKEKLEVNNQRLHELDATEAQLKDLKMTIENNLHLLSNSEAAKRNYEARSKSLAQECEKVSSTLKEVASQKDEVESKLRTSENALSTHAKKIAETELQQNTEVKRLEDEIAKLKKQAEDRSEVDDLMLLVTELDEKNQKYRNKLKALGADFSSDEEDEEEDEEDED; encoded by the coding sequence ATGGCGTTATTCCAAGGCCTAATTCAGCCACCTAAGATCCAGAGCGCTGAAGAGACTATTCCAACTTTATGTGATCGGGTTGAAAATGCTACACTTATCAGTGATAGAAGGTCGGCTGTCTTAGGATTGAAGGCGTTTAGTAGAGATTACAGGGAAGCTGTTATAGCTTCCGGATTGAAACCCCTGATCAGTACTCTCAAAAAGGACTCTATTGACGAAGACTCAGTTAAAGCCATACTTGAAACATTGCTCATCTTATTCATTCGGGGTGAAGGCGATGCTGATCTCACACGTAACTGGATTTCCCAACAATCGAGGCTTCAGAATGGCAAGTATCCATCTCCTCTAATCATGAAGCAGGAGCGTCAGTCTGTTGACCAGTTTTCCTTGTGGATTGCGGACTTCATGACTCAGAACGACGAATTAGTGCAACTCTTCATAAAGTTGTTGGAAACTGAAAACTTCCACATACGTCTTTATACTACACAACTTTTGGAGGCGTTCGTTGCATCACGGCCATCAAGGACTCGGGATGCTATTTTATCTATACCTGTGGGTATTTCAGCTTTGGTGTCCCTTCTTGACGATATTCATGAGCCAGTTAGAGATGAAGCCATCTTACTTCTTATGGTTGTGGCGAACAATAGCCCTcacattcaaaaacttgtggCCTTTGAAAATATATTTCAGAGACTATTTGCTATAATTAAAGAGGAAGGAGGTTTACGAGGCTCACTGGTGGTAAGCGACTGCTTATCTTTAATAGTCAATTTGCTAAGCTACAGCACCTCGAACCAAACActgtttcttgaaaccGGAAACCTGCCACAGATGGCCTCCTTGCTAAACGAGCCCATGGAGGAAGAGTTTTTTTGGAACGATCAAAGGCTGCTTAATATTAAGACCACATTAGAGATCCTGAGACTGACTGTCGAACCACATAGCACTACTACGCCCAggaatcaaaaagctctttcagaTTCTCACCTGCTGATGATAGTATTGAGGCTGGCACTTTCGAGAAGCACACCCAACTCCGTACGCCCATATGCCCTTTCAACTGCTGCCGACATGATACGCGAGAACGAAAAAGTTCAATCCGAATTTCGAAAAATTGACGCTCCTCTGTTTGATCCAAGTCTAGGCACAAACCAGactcaagaagaacaagatctTGTTCCGATCGTAGATCTTCTATTGAATTGGTGCTTTTTCGCTAATTCTATCCACACTTTTGACATAAGATATGCATCGTCTGAACTTATAAAGGCATACTTGGCCAATAATCACATTCTGAGAATGAGCTTTATTAACAGCCAAGCATctcttttcgaagaatCGAATGATATCCTCAATGGAAGTGAAAACATTTTATCCAAGCCTTGCATTTTTAACATTTTGCTAGATTATGACCCAGAGCTGAAGCTTAATCCATacaagctcttttttgcAGTGGATTTattaatgtttttgtttgatcAAGATCATGCAGAGGAGCTGAAAGAGGTCGTGAGGAACGTAAAATGTCCTGATTTGAGTACAGAAGAAGACCCGCAGGAGATGACAAGTCCTATACAGACAATTTGCGAACTTACACTGACATCTTTTTCCTTAGAAGATCCCAGGGTATCGATTTCCTACCTTTGCCTTTTAATCTTTTGGATATTTGGTGACTCAGGCGCTGTTGatgattttctttctcaCCGAGTGACCCTCAAATCGCTGATTTCGAGCTCTGCGCATATCCAGCGTGATGATAGCACTATCAACTGCTTAATTTGCATGCTATTAGGCGTAGCATATGAATTTTCGACTCCCAAGAGTTCACTTTCGAGATCTGAGTACTTCGCCCTTCTCAATAAAAGCATTGGTGCGGACAACTACTCATTCCGTATCAAGCAGTTTACTGAAAATTCCCTCTTTACAAGTTCAAGGGAGATGAAGGGCGTCCTGGACAGTGTTGAAACGGATGTTACTGGCCTACCCAAGATTTACTTCAGCTCgtacttcaaaaaactccTAAGAAACAACCTTTACAGAATCCAAACAGCTATGAAACGTGGCCCAGATTTCCAAATTAAGGACAAAGTATCTTTTGAGtccttggaaaagttgattCAACAGAAAAcacagcttgaagaagctctaCTTAAGTCGGAAGAGAGCTCAAAAGGACAGATCGAGGATTTAAATCGCTCTCTGGAAGAACTACAGAAAGCATTAAAGAGCACCGAGGATGAAAAGAAAGCCGCAGAACTCGATCTCGAGAATGTTCGcgcttccttcaaaaatttagaGGACAACTATTCAGGAActaaagaagaactgaacCTGTTacagaaagaaaactcTGACCTTGTTGCCACTAATAgcaaaattgaaaacacTAAAAAAGACTTGGAGCTCAAATTCAATAATAATAGAGACGCTTTAActaagcttgaaaaagagttgaGCATTGTATGCgagcaaaagaaagcagCTGAAGATGGtataaacaaaatgaaTCGTGAGTTGCTTGTTCTGTCAAGGGAGCATAACGAGCTAAAAAAcacatcaacaaaatccaaaaaTGAACTCGAAAAGGTTTTGGCAGCTTCAAACGAGGAGCTTAAACGACTCCAGGATTTTACGCGTGAGAAAGATTCGAGTATTGAGAAAAGTCGAGCAGAGCTTGAACGTTTAAAATCAGAAAATAaggctcttctgcttgaaaaagacaacGCTTCTAGAAATAGTGCGGAGTTGAAATCCAGGCTAGCAAACCAGGAGTTACTTGTATCAAAACTCACAACTAAACTCAAAGACATTGCTGAGAAATATAAGAGTATTGAGCAAGCCAAGGCTAGTAAAGAACATGAACTCGCAGAGGTGTCAGAATCTAACCAAACGAAAATCCtgtctcttcaaagcgaAATTGTGGAGTTGCGTCAACAATACGACTCCATGAAACATGATAAAGACAATATGTTGACGGAGActaaaaaactgaaaaagtcgCTCGAGGACGCCGAGAGGTCTCGGTCTGAAGCAGCTTATGAGATtaagcagctcaaaagcgAACTTGACCATTCGTCAAAGGAAATAGAACAGCTCAATTCGTCAAGCGAGGAAAAAAGCAAGAATCTCGCTGACGCCGTTAATACCTTTAACAAAGCTAGGAATGAGCTTGAATCACTCAATAAAACACTCGCAGAAGCTAATGACAAGCTCCGTTCGCGGGAATCAACTATTGAATCTTTGGAGGAAAAATTGCAAGAACTTAAGAAGTCTAGCGACGAAAAGATTGCATCATTAGAGAAAAGTCGTAAGGATTTGGAgaaatttcaacaaaaatttAGAGATTTAGAGTTAGAAAAAAGCAAGACTCAAGATGCTCTCACTGATTTAcagaaagctcttcaagatgAGAAAAATAACCATCAAGAGTCATTGCAGTTGCAAAAAGACAAGATAAAGCAGCTGGCCCTAGAAAAAGAAAATTCTGCTGAATCGACCGAAGCACTCAAAtctgaagtttcaaaacttcGTCAGACAGTTGAAGACCTAAACAAGTCTCACAAATTAGTACATGAGGACTATGAGAAGAAGGTATCcgagttgaaaaaaaaaacggTTTCCTTGCAAGATGAATCTTCCCTCCgcctccaagaagtttcagCCTTAAACACCGAGTTAGAAGAGACGAGGTCGAGGGCAGAGAAGTTAGAAGAACAGGCAACAGATTTGAAGGAAAAACATAAGAACATTTGCAACGAAATTAAGTCCAAAGTCAAGcaggagaaagagaagGACTCTAGaattcttgttcttgacaaagaaatgaaaagcGCAAAAACAGACTTGAGCGATATTGTTCACAAGCTGGAGGCATCAAACTCCGAAATCGCCAAGTTACAAGAGATAAAGGCCGAATTCGAGAGCCAGGAAttggaaggaaagaaacagaagGAAGATTTTGATGCTGAGATAAAGACACTGAGGGCCaagttgaaagaaaaaagcgcCGAAGTGGAGAAGGAGAGAAAAATGCTTAATGAAGGATCATCAAACTTAGAGCAGGAATATTCGAGAAAGATATCTCAACTTGAAGAGGAACTTGAGTCTCTTGAATCCAAGCACTCACTCAAACACCAAGAAAGCGATAACgaaaagagaaagctaAGTgggctgctgaaaaaaagcgAATCATCAGCCACAGAAAAGAACAGAGAGCTTGAATGTGTTCGAGAAAGTATGAAAAAGTTAAGGGAGAGCTTGAAGGACAAAGAACAGCAATCGGAACAACTAAGTAGCCTGCAAAAAACACAAAGTGATAAAATGAGAGAAGAACTTGGGTTAGCCaatcaaaagctcgaagaagcgAGGGAGAAAGGGAGGAAGCATAAAGAAAATCTCGAAGTTGCCCTTTCGCAGAAAGCATCCgaagtcaaaaagttgaaagatCAAGCATTAAACTATTTGTCAAAGCTAGACGAAAAGGAAGCTATTATCAATGAAAGTAAGGTTCAATTGGAAACTGCCAAAAGAGATTCAGAcgagttgaaaagctcTATGGATTCGAAAATTAAAAAGTCACAGGAAACGCTTTCGAAAGCTGAGAATGAACGAGACCAATTGAGGTTAGAGCTCGAtctttcgaaagaaaaactcGAGGTTAACAACCAAAGACTGCACGAGCTTGACGCAACAGAAGCTCAACTCAAAGACCTTAAGATGACAATCGAAAACAATTTGCATTTACTGAGTAACTCGGAAGCAGCTAAGCGAAATTATGAAGCCCGATCGAAGTCTTTGGCACAGGAATGCGAGAAGGTATCTTCCACTTTAAAAGAAGTCGCAagtcaaaaagatgaagtAGAGAGCAAACTTAGAACCTCCGAAAATGCTCTTTCGACTCATGCAAAGAAAATTGCCGAAACGGAGCTTCAACAGAATACGGAAGTCAAGAGGTTGGAAGACGAAATCgcgaaattgaagaaacaagCCGAAGACAGGTCCGAAGTTGACGATCTGATGCTTTTAGTTACCGAGCTGGATGAgaaaaaccaaaaataTCGCAATAAGTTAAAAGCACTGGGAGCAGACTTctcttctgatgaagaggatgaggaagaggatgaagaagacgaagactAA